One Nocardia iowensis DNA window includes the following coding sequences:
- a CDS encoding phytoene desaturase family protein, whose product MKPTRSSYDVVIVGGGHNGLVAAAYLARAGRSVLVLERQSHTGGAAVSARVFAGVDARLSRYSYLVSLLPRQIVEELGLAFATRRRQISSYTPVGESGLLVDTASEARTRESFVRLTGSDRDFVAWQRFYGMTERLAERVFPTLTQPLPTRTELQRVIDDTVAWEALFERPLGEIIESAFDDDTVRGVVLTDALIGTFTHAHDATLRQNRCFLYHVIGGGTGDWDVPVGGMGALTDALADAARGAGAEIVTDCTVTEIETDGATAEVRHAAGVVGAGHVLVNAAPHELARLLGTPEGPKPEGSQLKINMLLNRLPRLRDTSVDPREAFAGTFHIGESYAQLDQAYGEAAIGRIPSAPPSEIYCHTLTDPSILSPELAARGAHTLTLFGLHTPAKLFAMDPAVAKDELVKATLAQLDSVLAEPISDCLAADENGAPCLEAKTPLDLEREVGLPGGHIFHQDLAFPYRTDDPEIDPAARWGVSTGHRNVFLCGAGAVRGGGVSGIAGHNAAMAVLEPHP is encoded by the coding sequence ATGAAGCCGACACGGTCCTCGTATGACGTGGTAATTGTCGGCGGCGGCCACAATGGGTTGGTGGCCGCCGCGTACCTGGCGCGGGCCGGGCGATCGGTGCTGGTGCTGGAGCGGCAGTCACACACCGGTGGGGCGGCGGTGTCGGCGCGGGTGTTCGCCGGGGTGGACGCGCGATTGTCGCGGTACTCGTATCTGGTGAGTTTGCTGCCGCGGCAGATCGTCGAGGAGTTGGGATTGGCCTTCGCGACGCGACGTAGGCAGATCTCGTCGTATACGCCGGTGGGCGAGAGCGGATTGCTGGTGGATACCGCTTCCGAGGCGCGCACCCGGGAGAGTTTCGTCCGGCTCACCGGCTCGGATCGGGATTTCGTTGCCTGGCAACGGTTCTACGGCATGACGGAGCGACTGGCCGAGCGGGTATTTCCCACGCTGACCCAGCCGCTGCCGACGCGGACCGAGCTGCAACGCGTCATCGATGACACCGTCGCCTGGGAGGCGCTGTTCGAGCGGCCGTTGGGGGAGATCATCGAGTCCGCCTTCGACGACGACACGGTGCGCGGCGTCGTCCTCACCGACGCGCTGATCGGCACGTTCACCCATGCTCATGATGCGACGCTGCGGCAGAACAGATGTTTCCTGTACCACGTGATCGGCGGCGGCACGGGGGACTGGGACGTACCGGTCGGCGGCATGGGCGCACTGACCGACGCACTGGCCGATGCCGCGCGCGGGGCTGGCGCGGAAATCGTCACCGACTGTACCGTGACCGAGATCGAAACCGACGGTGCGACAGCCGAAGTGCGTCATGCGGCCGGAGTGGTCGGTGCGGGCCATGTGCTGGTGAACGCCGCGCCGCACGAGCTGGCCCGGTTGCTCGGCACGCCGGAGGGGCCGAAACCCGAAGGCTCGCAACTGAAAATCAACATGCTGCTGAACCGCTTACCCCGCCTGCGCGACACCTCGGTCGACCCACGTGAGGCGTTCGCCGGGACTTTCCACATCGGCGAATCGTATGCCCAGCTGGATCAGGCATATGGCGAGGCGGCTATCGGCCGCATCCCGTCCGCGCCGCCGTCGGAGATCTACTGTCACACGCTGACCGACCCGTCGATCCTTTCGCCAGAACTGGCCGCGCGGGGCGCACACACCCTCACCCTGTTCGGATTACACACACCGGCAAAGCTTTTCGCCATGGATCCAGCCGTGGCGAAGGACGAGCTGGTGAAAGCCACCTTGGCCCAGCTGGATTCGGTGCTGGCGGAGCCGATCAGTGATTGTCTCGCCGCCGACGAAAACGGGGCGCCGTGCCTCGAAGCGAAGACCCCGCTGGACCTGGAGCGTGAGGTCGGCCTGCCCGGTGGACATATTTTCCACCAGGACTTGGCATTCCCGTACCGAACGGATGACCCCGAGATCGACCCGGCCGCGCGGTGGGGCGTCTCGACCGGTCACCGCAATGTGTTCCTTTGCGGCGCGGGCGCGGTCCGAGGCGGCGGCGTCAGCGGCATCGCAGGTCACAATGCCGCCATGGCCGTTCTCGAACCGCACCCGTAG